The following are encoded together in the Phaseolus vulgaris cultivar G19833 chromosome 9, P. vulgaris v2.0, whole genome shotgun sequence genome:
- the LOC137822385 gene encoding uncharacterized protein yields the protein MTALSAKNKLEFVLGTHPCPAKNHSTYVAWNRCNNMVVSWLVRFVSVLIRKSIIWMDSVVDVWNDLKTRYSQGNLSIISDLQMEAATFVRETNLSLITLLSSALFGMKLRILDLTRYVLRKLEDQATQFLKGLNEQYHNIKSHVLLMEPIPPISKIFSLVVQQEHQLVSNTLVTSINNVVSNISINRNLGSASSASVICNFCGKIGHTEKVCFRKNGFPNKDNRMYKNNNNKKICTHCGISGHTVESCYKKHGYPPRYKFSNRGKPSKINSIVSTDDVSSENCQKGQEEGNITLTPLQYQILSDIFKQNKSAADNKSMINSTQVNQMGSLSTHSAHQVTDQSNSSTGNLPIKTNSFWVLDSGATDHDNVTNERIGTVKTTDGLYILDSAVVCNSRLKSVASSYSTTDKDHNLWHNRMGHISDQNYLF from the exons ATGACGGCCTTAAGTGCGAAAAATAAACTGGAGTTTGTTCTGGGCACGCATCCCTGCCCAGCTAAGAATCATTCTACTTATGTCGCGTGGAACCGCTGTAATAACATGGTGGTGTCGTGGCTGGTGCGTTTCGTCTCTGTCCTGATAAGGAAGAGCATTATTTGGATGGATTCAGTTGTTGATGTGTGGAACGATCTCAAAACTAGGTATTCCCAAGGTAATCTTTCTATAATTTCTGATCTGCAAATGGAAGCTGCTACCTTTGTCAGGGAGACCAATCTGTCACTGATTACTTTACTAAGCTCTGCATTATTTGGGATGAAATTGAGAATTTTAGACCTAACCCGATATGTGCTT AGGAAGCTTGAAGATCAGGCAACGCAGTTTCTCAAAGGGCTAAATGAGCAATATCACAACATCAAGTCTCACGTTCTATTGATGGAACCTATCCCTCCCATATCAAAGATTTTTTCTCTGGTGGTACAACAAGAACATCAGTTGGTTAGTAATACTTTGGTCACTAGTATCAACAATGTTGTTAGCAATATTAGTATTAACCGCAACCTTGGTTCTGCTAGTTCTGCTTCTGTTATTTGTAACTTTTGTGGTAAGATAGGGCATACTGAAAAAGTTTGTTTTCGAAAGAATGGCTTTCCCAATAAAGACAATAGAATGtacaaaaataacaataataagaaaatttgCACTCATTGTGGCATAAGTGGCCATACTGTTGAGAGTTGCTACAAGAAACATGGTTATCCTCCTAGATATAAATTTTCTAATCGTGGAAAACCCAGTAAGATTAATAGTATTGTGTCTACTGATGATGTTTCTTCTGAAAATTGTCAAAAAGGACAGGAAGAGGGCAACATTACCCTCACTCCCTTGCAGTACCAGATCCTTTCAGACATATTCAAGCAAAATAAGAGTGCTGCTGATAACAAAAGCATGATCAATTCGACACAAGTGAATCAAATGGGATCTCTCTCCACCCATTCAGCTCACCAAGTGACGGATCAATCTAATTCTTCAACAGGTAATCTCCCTATCAAAACTAATTCTTTCTGGGTCTTGGACTCAGGAGCTACTGATCAT GACAATGTTACCAAcgagaggattggtacagttaagACCACAGATGGCCTGTATATTCTTGATTCTGCTGTTGTTTGTAATTCTAGGCTCAAAAGTGTTGCTTCTTCTTACAGTACCACTGATAAAGACCATAATTTGTGGCACAATAGAATGGGTCATATTTCTGATCAAAATTACTTGTTTTGA